In Synechococcus sp. CC9616, the following are encoded in one genomic region:
- the psb27 gene encoding photosystem II protein Psb27 has translation MFTALAQLLKSLSRAAIACGLGLCLLLTSCSGDAEARLSGDYVEDTVAVAQSLREVIDQPQDAEGHAQAEEEARALINDYMSRYRPQPRVNGLTSFTTMQTALNSLAGHYAGYANRPIPESLHDRIEKELIKAERTAVRGS, from the coding sequence ATGTTCACTGCCCTGGCCCAACTGCTCAAATCACTGTCCAGGGCGGCCATCGCTTGCGGGCTTGGACTTTGCTTGTTGCTCACGTCCTGCAGCGGAGATGCTGAGGCCCGGCTCAGTGGTGATTACGTCGAAGACACCGTTGCAGTTGCCCAGAGCCTGCGGGAGGTTATTGACCAACCGCAGGATGCTGAAGGCCACGCCCAGGCGGAAGAGGAAGCCCGTGCCCTGATTAACGACTACATGTCCCGGTATCGGCCGCAGCCCCGCGTCAATGGGTTGACGTCCTTCACCACCATGCAGACGGCGTTGAATTCACTGGCCGGTCACTACGCCGGTTACGCCAACCGCCCCATTCCGGAATCCCTCCACGATCGGATTGAAAAGGAGCTGATCAAGGCTGAGCGCACGGCTGTGCGGGGCAGTTGA
- a CDS encoding adenylosuccinate synthase, producing MSLANVVVIGAQWGDEGKGKITDLLSRSADVVVRYQGGVNAGHTIVVDQRVLKLHLIPSGILYPDTICLIGSGTVVDPKVMLGELDMLIENDIDIAGLQLASTAHVTMPYHRLLDQAMEKQRGSRRIGTTGRGIGPTYADKSQRSGIRVIDLLDEQRLRDRLEGPLAEKNQLLQTIYNVEPLDPDAVISEYLDYGQRLAPHVVDCTRAIHEAARARKNILFEGAQGTLLDLDHGTYPYVTSSNPVSGGACIGAGVGPTLIDRVIGVAKAYTTRVGEGPFPTELSGQLNDQLTERGGEFGTTTGRRRRCGWFDSVIGRYSVQVNGLDCLAVTKLDVLDEMEEIHVCVAYELDGERIDHFPCSSDDFARCKPIFEVLPGWQCSTEECRQLEDLPEAAMAYLRFLADLMEVPIAIVSLGASRDQTIVVEDPIHGPKRALLSA from the coding sequence GTGTCCTTGGCCAATGTTGTCGTCATCGGAGCTCAGTGGGGTGACGAAGGGAAAGGCAAAATCACCGATCTGCTGAGTCGCTCTGCAGATGTCGTCGTCCGCTACCAGGGCGGTGTGAACGCCGGCCACACGATCGTGGTGGATCAGCGAGTGCTCAAGCTGCACTTGATCCCCTCCGGCATCCTTTATCCGGACACCATCTGTCTGATCGGATCAGGAACCGTGGTGGATCCGAAGGTGATGCTCGGTGAGCTCGACATGCTGATCGAGAACGACATCGACATCGCCGGACTGCAGCTGGCATCCACAGCCCACGTGACCATGCCTTACCACCGCCTGCTGGATCAGGCGATGGAGAAGCAGCGCGGTTCACGACGCATCGGCACCACCGGTCGGGGCATCGGTCCCACCTATGCGGACAAGTCCCAGCGCAGTGGCATCCGCGTCATCGACCTTCTGGATGAACAGCGGCTGCGAGATCGACTGGAGGGCCCGCTGGCTGAGAAGAACCAGCTGCTGCAGACCATTTACAACGTCGAACCGCTGGATCCCGATGCCGTGATCAGCGAGTACCTCGACTATGGCCAACGTCTCGCTCCCCACGTGGTCGACTGCACCAGGGCCATTCATGAAGCAGCCAGGGCGCGCAAGAACATCCTCTTTGAAGGGGCGCAGGGAACCTTGCTGGATCTCGACCATGGCACCTATCCCTACGTCACATCGTCCAATCCGGTCTCCGGAGGAGCTTGTATCGGTGCCGGGGTGGGTCCAACCCTGATCGATCGGGTGATCGGGGTCGCCAAGGCTTACACCACACGGGTCGGCGAGGGGCCTTTCCCAACCGAGCTCAGTGGCCAACTCAATGATCAGCTCACGGAGCGGGGAGGAGAGTTCGGGACCACCACCGGTCGGCGCCGGCGGTGTGGCTGGTTCGACAGCGTCATCGGACGTTATTCCGTCCAGGTGAATGGCCTCGACTGCCTGGCCGTCACCAAGCTGGATGTGCTCGACGAAATGGAGGAGATCCATGTGTGCGTCGCCTATGAACTCGACGGAGAACGCATCGATCACTTCCCATGCAGTTCCGATGATTTCGCCCGCTGCAAGCCCATCTTTGAAGTTCTTCCAGGTTGGCAGTGCTCCACCGAGGAGTGCCGTCAGCTCGAGGATCTTCCCGAGGCCGCCATGGCTTACCTGCGCTTCCTGGCGGATCTCATGGAAGTTCCGATCGCAATCGTGTCTCTGGGAGCCAGCCGCGACCAGACGATTGTTGTGGAGGATCCCATCCACGGACCGAAAAGGGCTTTGCTGAGCGCCTGA
- a CDS encoding precorrin-6A/cobalt-precorrin-6A reductase, whose protein sequence is MQAGGDDQHRIWILSGTGEGPPLSRCLAASGWRVQVSVVTEAAALAYQGIPLDQIRVGALDGQAAMASLLQEQGPFRWVVDATHPFATRVTQDLLEVCDRLGQPLLRLERPQPSIGHAEFLNHPDDLRDRPLFGRRLLIALGARHLASAVAAGQAAGADVFARVLPSADSLRRALAVGLPPNRLAVVRPRQGHPPGGLEQALCRRWSISDVLCRQSGGDTESLWRVITSEQDLRLWLLRRPQEPPRIETVVGVQALLRRLQHDHD, encoded by the coding sequence ATGCAAGCAGGCGGTGATGACCAGCATCGGATCTGGATCCTCAGTGGCACCGGGGAAGGCCCTCCCCTCTCCCGCTGCCTTGCGGCCAGTGGGTGGCGGGTCCAGGTCAGCGTTGTCACCGAAGCTGCGGCCCTTGCTTACCAAGGGATTCCACTGGATCAGATCCGGGTCGGAGCCCTTGATGGTCAGGCGGCGATGGCGTCGCTGCTTCAAGAGCAGGGACCGTTCCGCTGGGTTGTGGATGCGACCCACCCATTTGCAACCAGGGTCACCCAGGATCTGCTGGAAGTCTGTGATCGCCTCGGTCAACCCCTGCTGCGGCTGGAGCGGCCGCAGCCAAGCATCGGTCATGCCGAGTTTCTCAACCATCCCGATGATCTGAGAGATCGTCCTTTGTTCGGTCGCCGACTCCTGATTGCTCTTGGTGCCCGCCATCTCGCCTCGGCAGTGGCCGCAGGACAGGCCGCCGGGGCCGATGTCTTCGCTCGGGTGCTGCCATCTGCCGACAGTCTTCGGCGGGCTCTTGCGGTTGGTCTCCCCCCGAATCGTCTGGCTGTCGTCAGACCACGTCAGGGGCACCCCCCCGGCGGGCTGGAACAGGCGCTCTGTCGCCGCTGGTCCATCAGCGATGTTCTCTGCCGGCAGTCAGGTGGCGACACCGAATCGCTCTGGAGAGTGATCACCAGCGAGCAAGACCTAAGGCTTTGGTTGCTGCGTCGACCGCAGGAGCCACCCCGCATTGAGACTGTGGTGGGTGTACAAGCGCTGTTGCGACGCCTGCAACATGACCACGACTGA
- the cutA gene encoding divalent-cation tolerance protein CutA translates to MTTTDTVILALTTEADEDKARSLADLLLERGVAACVSLTPVRSCYRWQGELHQASEVQLLIKSTAAQRDVLHQLVMDRHSYDTPEWLSWPAQSSVAYGSWVAASCINDT, encoded by the coding sequence ATGACCACGACTGACACGGTGATCCTGGCGCTGACCACAGAAGCGGATGAGGACAAGGCACGCTCACTTGCTGATCTGCTGCTGGAGCGAGGGGTTGCAGCCTGTGTGAGCCTCACACCCGTCCGGTCTTGCTACCGCTGGCAGGGCGAACTGCATCAGGCCAGCGAGGTGCAGCTCCTGATCAAATCCACCGCTGCGCAACGCGATGTGTTGCATCAGCTCGTGATGGATCGTCACAGCTACGACACCCCGGAGTGGCTGTCCTGGCCGGCCCAGTCCTCGGTCGCTTATGGCAGCTGGGTTGCCGCCAGTTGCATTAACGACACCTGA
- a CDS encoding adenosine kinase, translating into MIIESRFPSSTSLDVVGIGNAIVDVLVQTDDAFLQTHELQKGGMALINEQQAESLYKASGPGLETSGGSVANTMVGIAQLGGRAGFIGRVRNDQLGEIFSHDIRAVGARFDTPAATSGATTARCLIYVTPDAERTMCTFLGASTQLEPEDLDLSMVRQAKVLYLEGYLWDSPPAKRAFIAAAEVCRESGGQVALSLSDGFCVERHRESFLNLVNGHVDVLFANEVEIMSLYETDDFETALKQVSGCCKVAALTRGAEGSVVLSGEQRFDIGIVSLGDLLDTTGAGDLYAGGFLHGYTQGDSLERCGQLGALCAGQVVTQLGARPQVSLMQLAATQLP; encoded by the coding sequence ATGATCATCGAGTCGCGTTTCCCGAGCTCAACCAGCCTCGATGTGGTGGGGATCGGCAACGCCATCGTTGACGTTCTGGTGCAGACAGACGACGCGTTTTTGCAGACGCACGAACTGCAGAAGGGTGGAATGGCTCTCATCAATGAACAACAGGCTGAGAGCCTTTACAAGGCAAGCGGGCCGGGTCTGGAAACCTCTGGAGGATCCGTTGCCAACACGATGGTGGGGATTGCCCAGCTCGGGGGACGCGCCGGTTTCATCGGACGCGTTCGCAATGACCAGCTTGGGGAGATCTTCAGCCACGACATCCGTGCCGTCGGAGCCCGTTTCGACACACCGGCAGCCACCAGTGGAGCCACCACGGCCCGCTGTCTGATTTACGTCACACCGGATGCGGAACGCACCATGTGCACGTTTCTTGGTGCATCCACGCAACTCGAGCCTGAGGATCTCGATCTCTCGATGGTGCGTCAGGCGAAGGTTCTCTATCTCGAGGGCTATCTCTGGGACAGTCCCCCCGCCAAACGTGCCTTCATCGCCGCTGCAGAGGTATGCCGCGAATCAGGCGGCCAGGTAGCGCTCTCTCTCTCCGATGGATTCTGCGTGGAGCGGCACCGCGAAAGCTTTCTCAACCTGGTGAACGGCCACGTGGACGTGCTGTTCGCCAACGAGGTCGAAATCATGTCCCTCTATGAAACAGACGATTTCGAGACGGCCTTGAAGCAGGTGAGCGGTTGCTGCAAGGTGGCAGCGCTGACCCGAGGAGCCGAGGGATCCGTTGTGCTCAGCGGTGAGCAACGCTTCGACATCGGAATCGTGTCACTGGGAGATCTACTGGACACCACAGGGGCTGGAGATCTGTATGCGGGAGGTTTTCTGCATGGCTACACCCAGGGCGATTCCCTGGAACGTTGCGGACAACTCGGCGCTCTCTGCGCCGGACAGGTCGTCACCCAGCTCGGTGCACGACCTCAGGTGTCGTTAATGCAACTGGCGGCAACCCAGCTGCCATAA